The following proteins are co-located in the Aquarana catesbeiana isolate 2022-GZ linkage group LG02, ASM4218655v1, whole genome shotgun sequence genome:
- the LOC141126621 gene encoding uncharacterized protein, whose product MEANLIGHQKVHTEENPYQCSECGKSFGQKSHLVRHQRVHTGEKPYPCSECDKSFAGKGDLIKHETIHSGVRPYPCSECDKSFRLKAHLLIHERVHTGEKPFQCGECDKSFSVRSQVIAHQMVHTGKKPFQCSVCNQTFRRKDALTRHQRIHTGENPYQCSECDKAFRAQSNLTIHQRIHTGEKPYRCCECDKAFTRREDFVKHKKCHKIATNVYPCSDCDKVFKVKKSLIAHQIVHTGERPYTCSECLKSFATKSYLIIHQRFHTGERPYPCPDCDKAFAVKTHLLRHQRGHTGEQPHQCYECDKSFRGKSELIKHQRSHSLTFWLQSGNSGRK is encoded by the coding sequence ATGGAAGCAAATCTTATCGGGCACCAGAAGGTTCACACAGAAGAAAATCCATATCAGTGCTCTGAATGTGGCAAATCTTTTGGCCAGAAGTCACATCTCGTGAggcaccagagggttcacactggagagaaaccataTCCGTGTTCTGAATGTGATAAATCTTTTGCAGGGAAGGGCGATCTTATCAAACACGAGACAATTCACTCTGGAGTGAGGCCATATccatgttctgaatgtgacaaatcTTTTAGACTGAAGGCGCATCTTCTCATACATGAGCGGGTCCACACCGGGGAGAAGCCCTTTCAGTGTGGTGAATGTGACAAATCTTTTAGCGTGAGGTCACAGGTTATAGCGCACCAGATGGTTCACACCGGAAAGAAACCATTTCAGTGTAGCGTGTGTAACCAAACGTTTCGAAGGAAGGATGCACTGACcagacaccagaggattcacaccggAGAGAACCCATATCAGTGCTCTGAATGTGATAAAGCTTTTAGAGCCCAGTCAAATCTTACCATACACCAGAGGATTCATACGGGAGAGAAACCGTATCGGTGTTGCGAGTGTGATAAAGCTTTTACAAGGAGGGAAGATTTTGTCAAACACAAGAAATGTCACAAAATTGCAACGAACGTGTATCCATGTTCTGACTGTGACAAAGTTTTCAAAGTGAAGAAGAGCCTTATCGCACACCAGATAGTCCACACTGGAGAGAGGCCTTACACTTGTTCTGAATGTCTCAAAAGCTTTGCAACAAAGTCCTATCTTATTATACACCAGAGGTTTCACACTGGAGAGCGGCCGTATCCGTGTCCTGACTGTGACAAAGCTTTTGCAGTGAAGACTCATCTTCTCAGACACCAGAGAGGTCACACCGGAGAGCAGCCACATCAGTGTTATGAATGCGATAAATCTTT